One Coffea arabica cultivar ET-39 chromosome 5e, Coffea Arabica ET-39 HiFi, whole genome shotgun sequence DNA segment encodes these proteins:
- the LOC113688514 gene encoding uncharacterized protein isoform X4: MESFNFPKAVAFLVVLIATNLTGAISSTVSHSTATMHTNNWAVLVCTSRFWFNYRHMANTLSLYRLYFIRMRWLFRTVKRLGIPDERIILMLADDMACNARNKYPAQVFNNENHRLNLYGDNVEVDYRGYEVTVENFLRVLMGRHENAVPRSKRLLSDEGSHILVYMTGHGGDEFLKFQDSEELQSHDLADAVKQMKEKRRFKELLIMVDTCQAATLFSQLHSPGVLAIGSSLKGENSYSHHLDSDVGVSVVDRFTFYTLAFFERLNMYNNASLSSLFNSYNPNLLLSTAYYRTDLYQRRLEEVPVTNFFGSVMETIHTDSAYGALSGKQLKSVEIKMSSDSSGEDRQRILENSDVKDQGSGLNIKDQQVTCPFTRTLSTIHERVEKVKDVDGLVNFGLVLVIPLLAVSSWLSS, translated from the exons ATGGAGAGCTTCAACTTCCCCAAAGCCGTGGCGTTTTTGGTGGTTTTAATAGCCACCAATCTCACCGGAGCAATTTCGTCTACAGTTTCCCATTCCACCGCCACAATGCACACAAATAATTGGGCAGTCCTAGTCTGTACCTCTCGATTCTG GTTTAATTATCGTCATATGGCCAATACTTTATCCTTATACCG TTTGTATTTTATACGGATGCGATGGCTGTTTAGAACAGTGAAGAGGCTAGGCATACCGGATGAGAGGATAATTCTGATGTTGGCAGATGATATGGCTTGCAATGCGCGCAATAAGTACCCTGCTCAGGTTTTCAACAATGAAAATCACAGGCTTAACTTGTATGGAGATAATGTAGAG GTGGATTATCGAGGTTATGAAGTGActgttgaaaattttcttcgAGTCTTGATGGGTCGTCATGAAAATGCTGTGCCTAGATCAAAACGTCTTCTAAGTGATGAAGGAAGCCATATTCTTGTATATATGACAGGGCATGGTGGAGATGAGTTTCTAAAATTCCAAGACTCGGAGGAGCTTCAGAGTCATGATTTGGCTGATGCTGTCaaacaaatgaaggaaaaaagaag ATTCAAGGAGCTGTTGATTATGGTAGACACTTGCCAAGCAGCTACTCTCTTTTCTCAG CTTCATTCACCAGGTGTTTTGGCTATTGGGAGTAGCTTGAAGGGAGAAAATTCATATTCGCATCACTTGGACTCTGAT GTTGGTGTCTCTGTTGTTGACCGGTTCACCTTTTACACTCTTGCCTTTTTTGAGAGGCTAAACATGTATAACAATGCTTCTCTAAGCAG TTTGTTCAACTCATATAATCCAAATTTGCTTTTATCAACAGCATATTATCGGACAGATCTATATCAACGACGATTGGAAGAG GTACCTGTGACGAACTTCTTTGGTTCAGTCATGGAAACAATTCATACTGACTCAGCTTATGGAGCACTTTCTGGCAAGCAACTCAAAAGTGTTGAAATCAAGATGTCATCAGATTCATCAGGGGAAGACAGGCAAAGAATACTAGAAAATTCAGATGTTAAGGACCAAGGTAGCGGTTTGAATATCAAG GATCAACAGGTGACTTGTCCTTTTACACGGACGTTGAGTACTATTCACGAGAGAGTGGAAAAGGTCAAAGATGTCGATGGCTTGGTGAACTTTGGATTAGTACTTGTGATTCCTTTGTTGGCAGTTTCCTCTTGGCTTTCCAGCTGA
- the LOC113688515 gene encoding protein ALP1-like, protein MNLSKRSFTLLPRLLTPSLSSLSPLPPNFALAATFFRLAHSASFSAVSRRFNIDSPAACVAFYTVCKAINENLGHLFEFKSDINRIIVGFGWISLPNCCGVLGLEKFKLDGDLLGENGSLVVQALVDSEGRFLDVSAGWPSTLKPEKVLRQSKLLSGVEETKEYLNGPCFELSDGNSIPQYILGDSCFSLLPWLLTPYKKSDENAELNSSEMAFNSVHSSGMELVRMAFGRVRKRWKLVAKKWSEQCVEAFPFVIVTCCLLHNFFIKCSEAVQDEDAECSRDQEFPVFDGEVDESGKRIRDALASHLSRANERR, encoded by the coding sequence ATGAATCTGTCCAAGCGTTCATTTACTCTCCTCCCCCGCCTGCTCACTCCTTCTCTCTCCTCCCTCTCTCCTCTCCCCCCTAACTTCGCCCTTGCAGCCACCTTTTTTCGGCTAGCTCACTCCGCTTCCTTCTCTGCAGTCTCCCGCCGCTTCAACATTGACTCACCCGCCGCCTGCGTCGCCTTTTACACGGTCTGCAAAGCCATCAATGAAAATCTGGGCCATTTGTTTGAATTTAAGTCGGATATCAACCGCATTATCGTGGGTTTTGGGTGGATTTCTCTGCCAAATTGCTGTGGCGTTCTGGGGTTGGAGAAATTCAAATTGGATGGTGATTTATTGGGTGAAAATGGGTCTTTGGTAGTGCAAGCTCTCGTGGACTCTGAAGGGAGATTCTTGGATGTTTCAGCTGGGTGGCCTAGCACTCTGAAGCCCGAAAAGGTTCTTCGACAGTCGAAGCTTTTGTCGGGCGTTGAGGAGACGAAAGAGTACTTAAATGGGCCATGTTTTGAGCTTAGTGATGGAAATTCAATCCCACAATATATTTTGGGGGACTCCTGTTTTTCACTTTTGCCTTGGCTTTTAACGCCTTATAAGAAATCGGATGAAAATGCTGAGTTGAATTCGTCCGAAATGGCTTTTAATTCAGTTCATAGCAGTGGGATGGAGTTGGTGAGGATGGCATTTGGCAGAGTGAGAAAAAGGTGGAAACTTGTGGCGAAGAAATGGAGTGAGCAGTGTGTTGAGGCATTTCCATTTGTAATTGTTACGTGTTGTTTGCTGCACAATTTTTTCATAAAGTGCAGTGAGGCAGTGCAGGATGAAGATGCAGAGTGCTCGAGGGATCAAGAGTTTCCAGTGTTTGATGGAGAGGTAGATGAGAGTGGGAAGAGGATTAGAGATGCTCTTGCTTCCCATTTGAGTAGGGCGAATGAGAGGAGATAG
- the LOC113688514 gene encoding uncharacterized protein isoform X2: protein MESFNFPKAVAFLVVLIATNLTGAISSTVSHSTATMHTNNWAVLVCTSRFWFNYRHMANTLSLYRLYFIRMRWLFRTVKRLGIPDERIILMLADDMACNARNKYPAQVFNNENHRLNLYGDNVEVDYRGYEVTVENFLRVLMGRHENAVPRSKRLLSDEGSHILVYMTGHGGDEFLKFQDSEELQSHDLADAVKQMKEKRRFKELLIMVDTCQAATLFSQLHSPGVLAIGSSLKGENSYSHHLDSDVGVSVVDRFTFYTLAFFERLNMYNNASLSRGLLLRASPVFDRCRLFNSYNPNLLLSTAYYRTDLYQRRLEEVPVTNFFGSVMETIHTDSAYGALSGKQLKSVEIKMSSDSSGEDRQRILENSDVKDQGSGLNIKVTCPFTRTLSTIHERVEKVKDVDGLVNFGLVLVIPLLAVSSWLSS, encoded by the exons ATGGAGAGCTTCAACTTCCCCAAAGCCGTGGCGTTTTTGGTGGTTTTAATAGCCACCAATCTCACCGGAGCAATTTCGTCTACAGTTTCCCATTCCACCGCCACAATGCACACAAATAATTGGGCAGTCCTAGTCTGTACCTCTCGATTCTG GTTTAATTATCGTCATATGGCCAATACTTTATCCTTATACCG TTTGTATTTTATACGGATGCGATGGCTGTTTAGAACAGTGAAGAGGCTAGGCATACCGGATGAGAGGATAATTCTGATGTTGGCAGATGATATGGCTTGCAATGCGCGCAATAAGTACCCTGCTCAGGTTTTCAACAATGAAAATCACAGGCTTAACTTGTATGGAGATAATGTAGAG GTGGATTATCGAGGTTATGAAGTGActgttgaaaattttcttcgAGTCTTGATGGGTCGTCATGAAAATGCTGTGCCTAGATCAAAACGTCTTCTAAGTGATGAAGGAAGCCATATTCTTGTATATATGACAGGGCATGGTGGAGATGAGTTTCTAAAATTCCAAGACTCGGAGGAGCTTCAGAGTCATGATTTGGCTGATGCTGTCaaacaaatgaaggaaaaaagaag ATTCAAGGAGCTGTTGATTATGGTAGACACTTGCCAAGCAGCTACTCTCTTTTCTCAG CTTCATTCACCAGGTGTTTTGGCTATTGGGAGTAGCTTGAAGGGAGAAAATTCATATTCGCATCACTTGGACTCTGAT GTTGGTGTCTCTGTTGTTGACCGGTTCACCTTTTACACTCTTGCCTTTTTTGAGAGGCTAAACATGTATAACAATGCTTCTCTAAGCAG AGGATTACTTCTCAGAGCAAGTCCCGTCTTCGATAGATGCCG TTTGTTCAACTCATATAATCCAAATTTGCTTTTATCAACAGCATATTATCGGACAGATCTATATCAACGACGATTGGAAGAG GTACCTGTGACGAACTTCTTTGGTTCAGTCATGGAAACAATTCATACTGACTCAGCTTATGGAGCACTTTCTGGCAAGCAACTCAAAAGTGTTGAAATCAAGATGTCATCAGATTCATCAGGGGAAGACAGGCAAAGAATACTAGAAAATTCAGATGTTAAGGACCAAGGTAGCGGTTTGAATATCAAG GTGACTTGTCCTTTTACACGGACGTTGAGTACTATTCACGAGAGAGTGGAAAAGGTCAAAGATGTCGATGGCTTGGTGAACTTTGGATTAGTACTTGTGATTCCTTTGTTGGCAGTTTCCTCTTGGCTTTCCAGCTGA
- the LOC113688514 gene encoding uncharacterized protein isoform X3 → MESFNFPKAVAFLVVLIATNLTGAISSTVSHSTATMHTNNWAVLVCTSRFWFNYRHMANTLSLYRTVKRLGIPDERIILMLADDMACNARNKYPAQVFNNENHRLNLYGDNVEVDYRGYEVTVENFLRVLMGRHENAVPRSKRLLSDEGSHILVYMTGHGGDEFLKFQDSEELQSHDLADAVKQMKEKRRFKELLIMVDTCQAATLFSQLHSPGVLAIGSSLKGENSYSHHLDSDVGVSVVDRFTFYTLAFFERLNMYNNASLSRGLLLRASPVFDRCRLFNSYNPNLLLSTAYYRTDLYQRRLEEVPVTNFFGSVMETIHTDSAYGALSGKQLKSVEIKMSSDSSGEDRQRILENSDVKDQGSGLNIKDQQVTCPFTRTLSTIHERVEKVKDVDGLVNFGLVLVIPLLAVSSWLSS, encoded by the exons ATGGAGAGCTTCAACTTCCCCAAAGCCGTGGCGTTTTTGGTGGTTTTAATAGCCACCAATCTCACCGGAGCAATTTCGTCTACAGTTTCCCATTCCACCGCCACAATGCACACAAATAATTGGGCAGTCCTAGTCTGTACCTCTCGATTCTG GTTTAATTATCGTCATATGGCCAATACTTTATCCTTATACCG AACAGTGAAGAGGCTAGGCATACCGGATGAGAGGATAATTCTGATGTTGGCAGATGATATGGCTTGCAATGCGCGCAATAAGTACCCTGCTCAGGTTTTCAACAATGAAAATCACAGGCTTAACTTGTATGGAGATAATGTAGAG GTGGATTATCGAGGTTATGAAGTGActgttgaaaattttcttcgAGTCTTGATGGGTCGTCATGAAAATGCTGTGCCTAGATCAAAACGTCTTCTAAGTGATGAAGGAAGCCATATTCTTGTATATATGACAGGGCATGGTGGAGATGAGTTTCTAAAATTCCAAGACTCGGAGGAGCTTCAGAGTCATGATTTGGCTGATGCTGTCaaacaaatgaaggaaaaaagaag ATTCAAGGAGCTGTTGATTATGGTAGACACTTGCCAAGCAGCTACTCTCTTTTCTCAG CTTCATTCACCAGGTGTTTTGGCTATTGGGAGTAGCTTGAAGGGAGAAAATTCATATTCGCATCACTTGGACTCTGAT GTTGGTGTCTCTGTTGTTGACCGGTTCACCTTTTACACTCTTGCCTTTTTTGAGAGGCTAAACATGTATAACAATGCTTCTCTAAGCAG AGGATTACTTCTCAGAGCAAGTCCCGTCTTCGATAGATGCCG TTTGTTCAACTCATATAATCCAAATTTGCTTTTATCAACAGCATATTATCGGACAGATCTATATCAACGACGATTGGAAGAG GTACCTGTGACGAACTTCTTTGGTTCAGTCATGGAAACAATTCATACTGACTCAGCTTATGGAGCACTTTCTGGCAAGCAACTCAAAAGTGTTGAAATCAAGATGTCATCAGATTCATCAGGGGAAGACAGGCAAAGAATACTAGAAAATTCAGATGTTAAGGACCAAGGTAGCGGTTTGAATATCAAG GATCAACAGGTGACTTGTCCTTTTACACGGACGTTGAGTACTATTCACGAGAGAGTGGAAAAGGTCAAAGATGTCGATGGCTTGGTGAACTTTGGATTAGTACTTGTGATTCCTTTGTTGGCAGTTTCCTCTTGGCTTTCCAGCTGA
- the LOC113688514 gene encoding uncharacterized protein isoform X6, with translation MLADDMACNARNKYPAQVFNNENHRLNLYGDNVEVDYRGYEVTVENFLRVLMGRHENAVPRSKRLLSDEGSHILVYMTGHGGDEFLKFQDSEELQSHDLADAVKQMKEKRRFKELLIMVDTCQAATLFSQLHSPGVLAIGSSLKGENSYSHHLDSDVGVSVVDRFTFYTLAFFERLNMYNNASLSRGLLLRASPVFDRCRLFNSYNPNLLLSTAYYRTDLYQRRLEEVPVTNFFGSVMETIHTDSAYGALSGKQLKSVEIKMSSDSSGEDRQRILENSDVKDQGSGLNIKDQQVTCPFTRTLSTIHERVEKVKDVDGLVNFGLVLVIPLLAVSSWLSS, from the exons ATGTTGGCAGATGATATGGCTTGCAATGCGCGCAATAAGTACCCTGCTCAGGTTTTCAACAATGAAAATCACAGGCTTAACTTGTATGGAGATAATGTAGAG GTGGATTATCGAGGTTATGAAGTGActgttgaaaattttcttcgAGTCTTGATGGGTCGTCATGAAAATGCTGTGCCTAGATCAAAACGTCTTCTAAGTGATGAAGGAAGCCATATTCTTGTATATATGACAGGGCATGGTGGAGATGAGTTTCTAAAATTCCAAGACTCGGAGGAGCTTCAGAGTCATGATTTGGCTGATGCTGTCaaacaaatgaaggaaaaaagaag ATTCAAGGAGCTGTTGATTATGGTAGACACTTGCCAAGCAGCTACTCTCTTTTCTCAG CTTCATTCACCAGGTGTTTTGGCTATTGGGAGTAGCTTGAAGGGAGAAAATTCATATTCGCATCACTTGGACTCTGAT GTTGGTGTCTCTGTTGTTGACCGGTTCACCTTTTACACTCTTGCCTTTTTTGAGAGGCTAAACATGTATAACAATGCTTCTCTAAGCAG AGGATTACTTCTCAGAGCAAGTCCCGTCTTCGATAGATGCCG TTTGTTCAACTCATATAATCCAAATTTGCTTTTATCAACAGCATATTATCGGACAGATCTATATCAACGACGATTGGAAGAG GTACCTGTGACGAACTTCTTTGGTTCAGTCATGGAAACAATTCATACTGACTCAGCTTATGGAGCACTTTCTGGCAAGCAACTCAAAAGTGTTGAAATCAAGATGTCATCAGATTCATCAGGGGAAGACAGGCAAAGAATACTAGAAAATTCAGATGTTAAGGACCAAGGTAGCGGTTTGAATATCAAG GATCAACAGGTGACTTGTCCTTTTACACGGACGTTGAGTACTATTCACGAGAGAGTGGAAAAGGTCAAAGATGTCGATGGCTTGGTGAACTTTGGATTAGTACTTGTGATTCCTTTGTTGGCAGTTTCCTCTTGGCTTTCCAGCTGA
- the LOC113688514 gene encoding uncharacterized protein isoform X1, with protein MESFNFPKAVAFLVVLIATNLTGAISSTVSHSTATMHTNNWAVLVCTSRFWFNYRHMANTLSLYRLYFIRMRWLFRTVKRLGIPDERIILMLADDMACNARNKYPAQVFNNENHRLNLYGDNVEVDYRGYEVTVENFLRVLMGRHENAVPRSKRLLSDEGSHILVYMTGHGGDEFLKFQDSEELQSHDLADAVKQMKEKRRFKELLIMVDTCQAATLFSQLHSPGVLAIGSSLKGENSYSHHLDSDVGVSVVDRFTFYTLAFFERLNMYNNASLSRGLLLRASPVFDRCRLFNSYNPNLLLSTAYYRTDLYQRRLEEVPVTNFFGSVMETIHTDSAYGALSGKQLKSVEIKMSSDSSGEDRQRILENSDVKDQGSGLNIKDQQVTCPFTRTLSTIHERVEKVKDVDGLVNFGLVLVIPLLAVSSWLSS; from the exons ATGGAGAGCTTCAACTTCCCCAAAGCCGTGGCGTTTTTGGTGGTTTTAATAGCCACCAATCTCACCGGAGCAATTTCGTCTACAGTTTCCCATTCCACCGCCACAATGCACACAAATAATTGGGCAGTCCTAGTCTGTACCTCTCGATTCTG GTTTAATTATCGTCATATGGCCAATACTTTATCCTTATACCG TTTGTATTTTATACGGATGCGATGGCTGTTTAGAACAGTGAAGAGGCTAGGCATACCGGATGAGAGGATAATTCTGATGTTGGCAGATGATATGGCTTGCAATGCGCGCAATAAGTACCCTGCTCAGGTTTTCAACAATGAAAATCACAGGCTTAACTTGTATGGAGATAATGTAGAG GTGGATTATCGAGGTTATGAAGTGActgttgaaaattttcttcgAGTCTTGATGGGTCGTCATGAAAATGCTGTGCCTAGATCAAAACGTCTTCTAAGTGATGAAGGAAGCCATATTCTTGTATATATGACAGGGCATGGTGGAGATGAGTTTCTAAAATTCCAAGACTCGGAGGAGCTTCAGAGTCATGATTTGGCTGATGCTGTCaaacaaatgaaggaaaaaagaag ATTCAAGGAGCTGTTGATTATGGTAGACACTTGCCAAGCAGCTACTCTCTTTTCTCAG CTTCATTCACCAGGTGTTTTGGCTATTGGGAGTAGCTTGAAGGGAGAAAATTCATATTCGCATCACTTGGACTCTGAT GTTGGTGTCTCTGTTGTTGACCGGTTCACCTTTTACACTCTTGCCTTTTTTGAGAGGCTAAACATGTATAACAATGCTTCTCTAAGCAG AGGATTACTTCTCAGAGCAAGTCCCGTCTTCGATAGATGCCG TTTGTTCAACTCATATAATCCAAATTTGCTTTTATCAACAGCATATTATCGGACAGATCTATATCAACGACGATTGGAAGAG GTACCTGTGACGAACTTCTTTGGTTCAGTCATGGAAACAATTCATACTGACTCAGCTTATGGAGCACTTTCTGGCAAGCAACTCAAAAGTGTTGAAATCAAGATGTCATCAGATTCATCAGGGGAAGACAGGCAAAGAATACTAGAAAATTCAGATGTTAAGGACCAAGGTAGCGGTTTGAATATCAAG GATCAACAGGTGACTTGTCCTTTTACACGGACGTTGAGTACTATTCACGAGAGAGTGGAAAAGGTCAAAGATGTCGATGGCTTGGTGAACTTTGGATTAGTACTTGTGATTCCTTTGTTGGCAGTTTCCTCTTGGCTTTCCAGCTGA
- the LOC113688514 gene encoding uncharacterized protein isoform X5, whose amino-acid sequence MESFNFPKAVAFLVVLIATNLTGAISSTVSHSTATMHTNNWAVLVCTSRFWFNYRHMANTLSLYRTVKRLGIPDERIILMLADDMACNARNKYPAQVFNNENHRLNLYGDNVEVDYRGYEVTVENFLRVLMGRHENAVPRSKRLLSDEGSHILVYMTGHGGDEFLKFQDSEELQSHDLADAVKQMKEKRRFKELLIMVDTCQAATLFSQLHSPGVLAIGSSLKGENSYSHHLDSDVGVSVVDRFTFYTLAFFERLNMYNNASLSSLFNSYNPNLLLSTAYYRTDLYQRRLEEVPVTNFFGSVMETIHTDSAYGALSGKQLKSVEIKMSSDSSGEDRQRILENSDVKDQGSGLNIKDQQVTCPFTRTLSTIHERVEKVKDVDGLVNFGLVLVIPLLAVSSWLSS is encoded by the exons ATGGAGAGCTTCAACTTCCCCAAAGCCGTGGCGTTTTTGGTGGTTTTAATAGCCACCAATCTCACCGGAGCAATTTCGTCTACAGTTTCCCATTCCACCGCCACAATGCACACAAATAATTGGGCAGTCCTAGTCTGTACCTCTCGATTCTG GTTTAATTATCGTCATATGGCCAATACTTTATCCTTATACCG AACAGTGAAGAGGCTAGGCATACCGGATGAGAGGATAATTCTGATGTTGGCAGATGATATGGCTTGCAATGCGCGCAATAAGTACCCTGCTCAGGTTTTCAACAATGAAAATCACAGGCTTAACTTGTATGGAGATAATGTAGAG GTGGATTATCGAGGTTATGAAGTGActgttgaaaattttcttcgAGTCTTGATGGGTCGTCATGAAAATGCTGTGCCTAGATCAAAACGTCTTCTAAGTGATGAAGGAAGCCATATTCTTGTATATATGACAGGGCATGGTGGAGATGAGTTTCTAAAATTCCAAGACTCGGAGGAGCTTCAGAGTCATGATTTGGCTGATGCTGTCaaacaaatgaaggaaaaaagaag ATTCAAGGAGCTGTTGATTATGGTAGACACTTGCCAAGCAGCTACTCTCTTTTCTCAG CTTCATTCACCAGGTGTTTTGGCTATTGGGAGTAGCTTGAAGGGAGAAAATTCATATTCGCATCACTTGGACTCTGAT GTTGGTGTCTCTGTTGTTGACCGGTTCACCTTTTACACTCTTGCCTTTTTTGAGAGGCTAAACATGTATAACAATGCTTCTCTAAGCAG TTTGTTCAACTCATATAATCCAAATTTGCTTTTATCAACAGCATATTATCGGACAGATCTATATCAACGACGATTGGAAGAG GTACCTGTGACGAACTTCTTTGGTTCAGTCATGGAAACAATTCATACTGACTCAGCTTATGGAGCACTTTCTGGCAAGCAACTCAAAAGTGTTGAAATCAAGATGTCATCAGATTCATCAGGGGAAGACAGGCAAAGAATACTAGAAAATTCAGATGTTAAGGACCAAGGTAGCGGTTTGAATATCAAG GATCAACAGGTGACTTGTCCTTTTACACGGACGTTGAGTACTATTCACGAGAGAGTGGAAAAGGTCAAAGATGTCGATGGCTTGGTGAACTTTGGATTAGTACTTGTGATTCCTTTGTTGGCAGTTTCCTCTTGGCTTTCCAGCTGA